A genomic window from Cucumis melo cultivar AY chromosome 8, USDA_Cmelo_AY_1.0, whole genome shotgun sequence includes:
- the LOC103502456 gene encoding DNA repair protein recA homolog 2, mitochondrial isoform X4 — protein MSFLAHSLFRSCRLKHFEASRFSSLFHFLGQGRRDVISCMGIDACHFSSLVDVWEYECDMLNDDTKTTEKDTALHSAISRVAADFGKESKLFLQRSFSSRYAHVISTGSLKLDIALGIGGLPKGRIIEIYGQEASGKTTLALHIIKEAQKLGGYCAYFDAENAMDMSFAESMGVNVDNLLISPPASAENLLCAVNTLVRSGSVDVIVVDTVAALVPQCELDAPIGSSERDSRPRVMNQALRKIHYSLKLSQTLIVFINQVRSAGYQNDFEQKDEVTCGGNALQFYAAIRLRLLRKGLLKRGDKTTVLSRSLV, from the exons ATGTCATTTCTCGCACATTCACTCTTCCGCTCTTGCCGTCTCAAGCACTTCGAAGCATCTCGCTTTTCCTCTCTGTTCCACTTCCTCGGCCAG GGAAGGAGAGATGTGATCAGCTGTATGGGTATAGATGCTTGTCATTTTTCCTCACTAG TTGATGTTTGGGAGTACGAATGCGATATGCTTAATGATGATACTAAAACGACAGAGAAAGATACTGCACTGCATTCGGCAATCTCTCGGGTTGCTGCTGATTTTGGAAAGGAATCTAAGTTGTTTTTGCAGAGGTCTTTTAGCTCCCGATATGCACATGTGATTTCCACTGGATCATTAAAGCTAGACATTGCTCTTGGGATTGGAGGTTTACCTAAG GGAAGAATAATTGAAATTTATGGGCAAGAAGCTTCTGGAAAGACAACATTGGCGCTCCACATCATTAAGGAAGCTCAGAAACTTGGAG GATATTGTGCATATTTTGATGCAGAGAATGCAATGGACATGTCATTTGCTGAATCAATGGGTGTAAACGTAGATAATCTTCTTATTTCACCTCCAGCTTCTGCTGAAAATCTGTTGTGTGCTGTTAATACTCTAGTTAGAAGTGGATCTGTGGACGTAATTGTGGTTGATACT GTAGCTGCCCTTGTTCCACAGTGTGAACTTGATGCTCCGATTGGCAGTTCTGAGCGAGACAGTCGACCTCGAGTGATGAACCAAGCATTAAGGAAAATTCATTATTCACTGAAGCTATCGCAAACTCTGATTGTTTTTATTAATCAG GTTAGATCTGCAGGATATCAAAATGATTTCGAACAGAAGGATGAGGTAACATGTGGTGGGAATGCCTTGCAATTTTATGCAGCAATCAGACTGAGGCTTTTGAGAAAGGGATTACTGAAGAGGGGTGATAAG ACCACGGTTCTTTCTAGGTCACTGGTCTAG